Proteins encoded together in one Porites lutea chromosome 2, jaPorLute2.1, whole genome shotgun sequence window:
- the LOC140926666 gene encoding uncharacterized protein isoform X2, giving the protein MAPFRWPSLKNDIALAKEVASRKPQTHQEWDELATLLSEVFSSDSNRVELKGRGCRERLTRLIEKNEQDDKKSLKKSGTEEEYSELSQLLQDISTYRRDMEEYKAKTAKDKEQKKKKEREDKKMGEEIRKKAMEGLVSKRKREESSTDDDECTSNDDDYDSESTSTSGSGSKRGKVTRKRATRLSAVQMLEQKNERKADLKERELKLKSEELQLQKKKFEEEAAERKERLKLELEERRMFLQILKEKM; this is encoded by the exons ATGGCTCCGTTCAGATGGCCAAGTCTTAAAAATGACATTGCCCTGGCTAAAGAAGTTGCTTCCAGAAAGCCACAAACACATCAGGAATGGGATGAATTGGCAACTCTTCTCAGTGAAGTCTTTAGTTCCGACAGCAACAGAGTTGAACTAAAGGGGCGCGGGTGCCGAGAAAGATTGACAAGGCTCATTGAAAAGAATGAACAAGATGACAAAAAGTCGCTCAAAAA ATCTGGAACCGAGGAGGAATACAGTGAGCTAAGCCAACTGCTACAGGATATCAGCACATATAGAAGAGACATGGAAGAGTATAAAGCCAAAACTGCAAAAGACaaggaacagaaaaaaaagaaagagagggAAGATAAAAAGATGGgtgaagaaataagaaaaaaagccaTGGAAGGGCTGGTATCCA AGCGTAAACGAGAAGAGAGTAGTACTGATGATGATGAGTGTACTAGCAATGACGATGATTATGATTCTGAAAGTACCAGTACTTCTGGCAGTGGTTCTAAAAGAG gcaaggtaacaaggaagaGAGCAACCCGTCTTTCTGCTGTGCAGATGCttgaacagaaaaatgaaagaaaagcagaCCTAAAAGAAAGAGAACTGAAACTCAAGTCTGAGGAGCTGcaactgcagaaaaaaaagtttgaagagGAGGCTGCCGAAAGAAAGGAGAGGCTGAAACTAGAACTAGAAGAAAGGAGAATGTTTCTGCAGATCTTAAAGGAAAAGATGTAG
- the LOC140926666 gene encoding uncharacterized protein isoform X1 has product MAPFRWPSLKNDIALAKEVASRKPQTHQEWDELATLLSEVFSSDSNRVELKGRGCRERLTRLIEKNEQDDKKSLKKSGTEEEYSELSQLLQDISTYRRDMEEYKAKTAKDKEQKKKKEREDKKMGEEIRKKAMEGLVSKRKREESSTDDDECTSNDDDYDSESTSTSGSGSKRGKKGKVTRKRATRLSAVQMLEQKNERKADLKERELKLKSEELQLQKKKFEEEAAERKERLKLELEERRMFLQILKEKM; this is encoded by the exons ATGGCTCCGTTCAGATGGCCAAGTCTTAAAAATGACATTGCCCTGGCTAAAGAAGTTGCTTCCAGAAAGCCACAAACACATCAGGAATGGGATGAATTGGCAACTCTTCTCAGTGAAGTCTTTAGTTCCGACAGCAACAGAGTTGAACTAAAGGGGCGCGGGTGCCGAGAAAGATTGACAAGGCTCATTGAAAAGAATGAACAAGATGACAAAAAGTCGCTCAAAAA ATCTGGAACCGAGGAGGAATACAGTGAGCTAAGCCAACTGCTACAGGATATCAGCACATATAGAAGAGACATGGAAGAGTATAAAGCCAAAACTGCAAAAGACaaggaacagaaaaaaaagaaagagagggAAGATAAAAAGATGGgtgaagaaataagaaaaaaagccaTGGAAGGGCTGGTATCCA AGCGTAAACGAGAAGAGAGTAGTACTGATGATGATGAGTGTACTAGCAATGACGATGATTATGATTCTGAAAGTACCAGTACTTCTGGCAGTGGTTCTAAAAGAG GCAAGAAAggcaaggtaacaaggaagaGAGCAACCCGTCTTTCTGCTGTGCAGATGCttgaacagaaaaatgaaagaaaagcagaCCTAAAAGAAAGAGAACTGAAACTCAAGTCTGAGGAGCTGcaactgcagaaaaaaaagtttgaagagGAGGCTGCCGAAAGAAAGGAGAGGCTGAAACTAGAACTAGAAGAAAGGAGAATGTTTCTGCAGATCTTAAAGGAAAAGATGTAG